From a region of the Thermodesulfobacteriota bacterium genome:
- a CDS encoding FecR family protein: MLKTVKKIIPFLIFITIQMVIPISVLATMIGEFTSVTGTVSQIRATEEIKPVKQSPIQIKDVVITGQRSSAMMSFSDHSMIKLEQDSKLEIDQFLFENESRKAHFLLTIGKVVVNVSKFIGGENTFEVRTPTSVTAVRGTGFELIEAKDEGKAKSTVSCTEGSLNLSALSDTGAVVSTAVLEAGQMAVISGGIITISMIGEAVAAGVGATAAETGSAATAAAGWSTGAIIGTAAAGIVGAGAIVAAANDDGGSDGTESTTSTWVQTDTYRENTCGFPNQLETRTSTVTETESTFTLVNENGFITSGTIIGDTSYWTSVIDDGNGVTTTVTGTRIRTSDTTSTYSYDWIRTDGTTSCGGHVEGTGVKIQ; this comes from the coding sequence ATGCTTAAAACCGTCAAAAAAATCATTCCTTTTCTTATTTTTATTACAATACAAATGGTTATTCCAATTTCCGTTTTGGCGACAATGATCGGTGAGTTTACGTCGGTCACCGGCACCGTTTCGCAGATCAGGGCGACGGAGGAAATCAAACCCGTTAAACAATCACCGATTCAAATAAAGGATGTGGTCATCACGGGTCAGAGATCTTCCGCAATGATGTCTTTTTCCGATCACAGTATGATCAAGCTGGAGCAGGACTCGAAATTGGAAATCGATCAATTCCTTTTTGAAAATGAATCCCGTAAAGCCCATTTCCTATTGACCATCGGGAAGGTGGTGGTTAACGTGAGTAAATTCATCGGTGGAGAAAATACGTTTGAAGTCAGGACACCCACTTCCGTTACAGCAGTCAGGGGAACAGGTTTTGAATTAATCGAAGCGAAAGATGAAGGCAAGGCTAAATCAACGGTCAGCTGTACGGAAGGTTCACTGAACCTTTCAGCGTTGTCAGATACCGGAGCTGTCGTTTCTACAGCCGTGCTTGAAGCTGGTCAGATGGCTGTCATCTCAGGGGGGATAATCACTATTTCTATGATTGGAGAAGCTGTTGCTGCAGGGGTTGGAGCTACCGCAGCAGAAACGGGCTCTGCGGCAACAGCGGCTGCAGGCTGGTCAACGGGCGCAATAATAGGGACAGCCGCCGCCGGCATAGTTGGTGCCGGTGCAATTGTCGCCGCAGCAAACGACGACGGAGGAAGTGACGGAACCGAATCAACTACGAGCACCTGGGTCCAAACGGACACATATAGAGAGAATACTTGTGGTTTTCCAAACCAGCTGGAGACGCGCACATCAACAGTCACAGAAACAGAGAGTACCTTTACTCTTGTGAATGAGAATGGGTTCATCACTTCCGGAACCATTATCGGGGATACTTCCTACTGGACCTCTGTCATAGATGATGGAAATGGTGTTACAACAACTGTTACAGGTACTAGAATACGTACCTCAGACACGACATCAACCTATTCTTATGATTGGATCCGGACGGATGGTACGACTTCCTGTGGCGGTCACGTCGAGGGGACAGGGGTCAAAATACAGTGA
- a CDS encoding acyl-CoA dehydrogenase family protein — MYDFLLTPEEQELKKEARAFVRDEISSDFLRKMDKNEITYPREFVEKLAARKLIGVRFPEKYGGRGLGWTAEIAVLEEIGCLGIALGCAYSMPSIVGEALNVFGTEAQKQKYLKPYLEGKLVAAEALTEPRGGSDFFGAVTRAEVHDDHFLLNGQKRFVVGAEGADFFLVYCRTNFDPKAHKYGRLSLLLVDRGPGVETEYLYGLMGCRGGGTGRLVFRDVKVPRENLVGELHGGALCFHQMMIPERMTSAGGSLAMWGALDLAARYANRRRAFGQEIRKYQAVSFMLADAITELDAARGLCYMAAKAVDNDYPYVRRLVSEAKKFATTAAWNVVNKAMQMMGGIGYTEVYPIERALRDTRLAMIWTGTNEIMSLLIQHEYFKQILDPAYDRRKMENDAACPDDSERCFTDEDMMRVHEEHMAS; from the coding sequence ATGTATGATTTTCTGTTGACACCGGAGGAACAGGAATTGAAAAAAGAGGCCCGGGCCTTTGTCCGCGATGAGATTTCCAGTGATTTTCTTAGAAAAATGGACAAGAACGAAATCACCTATCCCCGCGAGTTCGTGGAAAAACTGGCGGCGCGCAAACTGATCGGTGTCCGCTTTCCGGAAAAATACGGCGGCCGGGGCCTGGGCTGGACAGCGGAAATCGCGGTGCTGGAGGAGATCGGCTGCCTGGGTATCGCCCTGGGCTGCGCCTATTCCATGCCCTCCATCGTTGGTGAAGCCCTGAACGTATTCGGCACCGAAGCGCAGAAGCAGAAATATCTGAAGCCCTATCTGGAAGGGAAACTGGTGGCCGCCGAGGCCCTGACCGAACCCCGGGGCGGATCCGATTTCTTCGGCGCCGTGACCCGGGCGGAAGTCCATGACGACCATTTCCTGTTAAACGGCCAGAAGCGATTCGTGGTCGGCGCCGAAGGCGCGGATTTCTTCCTGGTTTACTGCCGGACCAATTTCGATCCCAAGGCCCACAAGTACGGCCGCCTCAGCCTGCTGCTGGTGGACCGGGGGCCGGGCGTGGAGACCGAATACCTTTACGGTCTCATGGGTTGCCGCGGCGGCGGCACCGGCCGGCTGGTCTTCCGCGACGTCAAGGTGCCCCGGGAAAACCTGGTCGGTGAACTCCACGGCGGCGCCCTCTGCTTTCACCAGATGATGATTCCCGAGCGCATGACCTCGGCCGGCGGCAGTCTGGCCATGTGGGGTGCCCTGGACCTGGCCGCGCGCTATGCCAACCGCCGCCGGGCCTTCGGACAGGAAATCCGCAAATATCAGGCCGTCAGCTTCATGCTGGCCGACGCCATCACGGAACTGGATGCGGCCCGCGGCCTCTGTTACATGGCCGCCAAGGCCGTCGACAACGACTATCCCTATGTCCGCCGCCTGGTCAGCGAAGCCAAAAAATTCGCCACCACGGCCGCCTGGAATGTGGTCAACAAGGCCATGCAAATGATGGGCGGCATCGGTTATACCGAGGTGTATCCGATTGAACGGGCCCTGCGCGACACCCGCCTGGCCATGATCTGGACTGGAACCAACGAAATCATGAGCCTGCTCATCCAGCACGAATACTTCAAACAGATCCTGGACCCGGCCTACGACCGGCGCAAGATGGAAAACGACGCCGCCTGTCCGGACGATAGCGAGCGCTGTTTCACGGACGAGGATATGATGCGGGTTCACGAGGAGCATATGGCTTCGTAA
- a CDS encoding DUF134 domain-containing protein: MSRPKKERHIVCDPDICYFKPRGVPLRDLEEVGLTVDEYEAIRLADLFGLSHEEAGKRMGVSRATFGRIIQNARRTVADALVNGMAIRIEGGVYKAANREAASFICDECGKAWKELPDAEHAVKCPRCNRDTVRQLASIL; the protein is encoded by the coding sequence ATGTCGCGACCCAAAAAAGAAAGACACATCGTCTGTGATCCGGACATCTGCTATTTCAAGCCCCGGGGTGTTCCCCTGCGGGATCTGGAAGAAGTCGGACTGACCGTGGATGAGTATGAAGCCATCCGCCTGGCGGATTTGTTCGGCCTGTCACATGAGGAGGCCGGTAAACGCATGGGGGTTTCACGGGCTACCTTCGGCCGTATCATCCAGAACGCCCGGCGGACGGTGGCCGACGCCCTGGTGAACGGAATGGCTATCCGGATTGAGGGCGGCGTATACAAGGCGGCGAATCGTGAAGCGGCATCGTTTATCTGTGATGAGTGCGGCAAGGCATGGAAAGAGTTGCCGGATGCGGAACATGCCGTAAAATGTCCCCGCTGCAACCGGGACACCGTCCGGCAGCTGGCATCAATATTATAA
- a CDS encoding AbrB/MazE/SpoVT family DNA-binding domain-containing protein: MALVISDKGWVVIPAELRRKYALKPGSTVQIVDYGGVLAIVPTLENPVQQAAGMLKGKKSLTKSLLAERRAERRREAAGGR, from the coding sequence ATGGCTCTGGTGATTTCGGATAAAGGCTGGGTGGTGATTCCAGCGGAGTTACGTCGTAAGTATGCGCTCAAGCCCGGATCGACCGTCCAGATTGTCGACTATGGTGGCGTGCTGGCCATCGTTCCGACGCTGGAGAATCCGGTGCAACAGGCGGCCGGAATGTTGAAAGGAAAAAAATCGCTCACGAAGTCGCTGTTGGCCGAACGCCGTGCGGAACGTCGTCGGGAGGCGGCAGGTGGTCGCTAA
- a CDS encoding enoyl-CoA hydratase → MEQPILFELDGPVAIIRLNRPGRRNAINEALLRGLYDSLERVARDSAVKVAIITGTGKAFCSGLDLDCLATDNLLDPRGDGRDMVDLISACEKPIIGAINGYAITGGFELALNCDFLVAAESASFADTHARVGIQPGWGMTQLLQQAVGQRMAKQMSFTCQFISAAQALRCGLVNEVVPDEELLPRARAIAEAICAVNYDMLVKIKRLIEHRNQALLNDAMDHERKGLKAMIAAMAR, encoded by the coding sequence ATGGAACAACCGATTTTGTTTGAGTTAGACGGCCCGGTGGCGATCATCCGGCTGAATCGCCCGGGACGGCGCAACGCCATTAATGAAGCGCTGCTGCGGGGCCTCTACGACAGCCTGGAACGGGTCGCCCGGGACAGCGCCGTAAAGGTTGCCATCATCACCGGCACCGGTAAGGCCTTCTGCTCGGGGCTGGACCTGGACTGTCTGGCGACCGATAACCTGCTGGATCCCCGGGGCGACGGCCGCGACATGGTGGATCTTATATCCGCCTGTGAAAAACCCATAATCGGCGCCATTAACGGGTACGCTATTACCGGCGGATTCGAACTGGCCTTGAACTGCGATTTTCTGGTCGCCGCCGAAAGCGCCTCTTTTGCCGATACCCACGCCCGGGTGGGCATCCAGCCGGGGTGGGGCATGACCCAGCTTTTACAGCAGGCCGTCGGTCAGCGCATGGCCAAGCAGATGTCATTCACCTGTCAGTTTATCTCCGCGGCCCAGGCCCTGCGGTGCGGGCTGGTGAACGAAGTCGTGCCCGATGAAGAACTGCTGCCCCGCGCCCGGGCCATCGCCGAGGCCATTTGCGCCGTTAATTATGACATGCTCGTTAAAATCAAACGGCTCATTGAACATCGCAATCAGGCTTTGCTGAACGACGCCATGGACCACGAGCGCAAGGGATTGAAGGCCATGATCGCCGCCATGGCGCGATAA
- a CDS encoding TetR/AcrR family transcriptional regulator codes for MPALTLADLKQQEKDARRNLILEAARELFSVKDFRQVTVREIARQAGVSVGTIYNYYANLDQLFLDIFLQCSEEIASQIDRQAGESAPSLDDVCRIYVDYLNTNMTFYQMMSHFMLGNDFGPEATDRLNQAMRDLMDRIETGLGKTPRPVRENGRLLAHALFAALNGIMISYTRYPGRTDAEIREHTLRLAAIMASVFSKTGR; via the coding sequence ATGCCCGCACTGACACTGGCTGATTTAAAGCAGCAGGAAAAGGATGCCCGCCGGAATCTCATCCTGGAGGCAGCCCGGGAACTTTTCTCGGTCAAGGACTTCCGCCAGGTGACGGTTCGCGAAATCGCCCGGCAGGCCGGGGTCAGCGTCGGCACCATCTACAATTACTATGCGAATCTGGATCAGCTGTTTCTGGATATTTTTCTGCAATGTTCCGAGGAAATCGCCTCCCAGATAGACCGGCAGGCGGGGGAATCGGCGCCTTCCCTGGACGACGTCTGCCGGATTTACGTGGACTACCTGAACACCAACATGACCTTCTATCAGATGATGAGCCACTTCATGCTGGGAAACGATTTCGGTCCCGAAGCCACGGACAGGCTCAACCAGGCCATGCGCGATCTGATGGACAGAATAGAAACCGGCCTGGGCAAAACGCCCAGGCCGGTAAGGGAAAACGGTCGTTTGCTGGCTCACGCCCTGTTCGCGGCCCTCAACGGGATCATGATCAGTTACACCCGTTACCCGGGACGGACGGACGCGGAAATCCGGGAACACACGCTGCGGCTGGCCGCCATCATGGCCTCGGTTTTTTCCAAAACCGGACGATAA
- a CDS encoding transferase — protein MNELKKLLDRLILRTNVNVREKRHDATPFIQNLVPLKQMDKFYAFYGISNHHPLDLQFQHSNLAGSYFLGKCRVNNSLVYKSDVRGDELKKKGDIFKFQDFEIPITRDEGIDIEDSFLVKTLVHNYSHDPETLERFFIKDTISTHYANIHGSPCEGCFLGPFATADLTTLRDSVIGSFSYLQAGEISHMRIKAGTIWVRNPGVFNFFYQHDRDRLGTYIRFSAGSLPTGVFMAVAEVCKNEFQGIFDKVNLAHTVPVPETASVDRYAVVMPGTHISDNVLVAQRAFLQNAWMGKGANAQENCYIVDSRLEGDNVTAHGAKILGAELGKQVFVGFNSFLNGQPGCRLKIGDGCIIMPHTIIDADEQSLTIPPGHLAWGLINRPEDIRTHTLPIETFAAISESFSLGNLFFEGSGKEFVSAFEQRIQHILEANGAFFDGTRNRGHAQINQNISFNTLQPYSEGDLKGIYPTIVIRP, from the coding sequence ATGAACGAACTGAAAAAATTACTCGACAGACTGATTTTACGCACCAATGTCAATGTGCGGGAGAAGCGCCATGATGCCACACCGTTCATCCAGAATCTGGTGCCGTTAAAGCAGATGGACAAGTTTTACGCCTTTTATGGTATCTCCAATCATCACCCTCTGGATCTTCAGTTTCAGCATTCCAATCTGGCCGGAAGCTACTTTCTGGGCAAGTGCCGGGTAAACAATTCGCTGGTCTATAAAAGCGACGTCCGGGGAGATGAACTCAAGAAAAAAGGAGATATATTCAAATTCCAGGATTTCGAAATTCCGATTACCCGGGACGAGGGTATCGATATTGAAGACAGCTTTCTGGTCAAAACACTGGTACATAATTATTCTCATGACCCGGAAACCCTGGAGCGTTTTTTTATCAAAGACACCATCTCTACGCATTATGCCAATATTCACGGTTCGCCCTGCGAGGGCTGCTTTCTGGGCCCTTTTGCCACGGCGGATCTGACCACTTTACGGGACAGTGTCATCGGCAGCTTCTCCTATCTGCAGGCCGGAGAAATCAGCCATATGAGAATCAAGGCGGGGACCATATGGGTCCGCAACCCCGGGGTTTTTAATTTTTTTTATCAGCATGACCGCGACCGGCTTGGCACCTATATCCGTTTCTCCGCCGGTTCCCTTCCCACGGGGGTGTTCATGGCCGTGGCCGAGGTCTGCAAGAACGAATTCCAGGGTATCTTCGACAAGGTGAATCTCGCCCATACCGTGCCGGTGCCGGAGACGGCGTCGGTGGATCGCTATGCCGTTGTCATGCCCGGCACTCACATCAGCGATAACGTGCTGGTGGCCCAGCGGGCTTTTTTGCAGAATGCCTGGATGGGCAAGGGAGCCAACGCCCAGGAGAACTGCTACATTGTCGATTCCCGGCTGGAGGGAGATAACGTCACGGCCCACGGCGCCAAGATTCTGGGCGCGGAACTGGGGAAACAGGTTTTTGTGGGATTTAACAGCTTCCTCAACGGCCAGCCGGGCTGCCGGTTGAAGATCGGCGACGGCTGCATCATCATGCCCCACACCATCATTGACGCCGACGAGCAGTCCCTGACCATCCCGCCGGGCCATCTGGCCTGGGGACTGATCAACCGCCCCGAAGACATCCGGACACATACCCTGCCCATTGAAACGTTTGCCGCCATTTCCGAATCGTTTTCTCTGGGGAACCTCTTTTTCGAGGGCAGCGGCAAAGAGTTCGTCTCGGCCTTTGAACAACGGATTCAGCACATTCTCGAGGCCAACGGCGCTTTCTTTGACGGCACCCGGAACAGGGGACACGCGCAGATCAATCAGAACATTTCTTTCAATACCCTGCAGCCGTATTCCGAAGGCGACCTGAAAGGGATTTATCCCACTATCGTGATTCGACCCTGA
- a CDS encoding Mrp/NBP35 family ATP-binding protein, translating to MSKTQQGVPLCGTGQGQPKKDEAQEKIKESLDRIKHKFLVMSGKGGVGKTSTSVNLAFALAGKGYKVGLMDVDIHGPDIPRMLGLTGMPGVTPDRKMIPVKYSDNLGIISIESLSQSKDDAIIWRGPIKHSVIQQFIGDVAWGDLDFLIIDSPPGTGDEPLTVAQVVTGAQAIIVTTPQEVALADVRKSINFCKTVKLEPFGLIENMSGFTCPHCGQMVDIFGAGGGEKTAREMGLNFLGRIPFDVNLVACGDSGCSFREKYPDSPVTKAFAKVAEQMAKLVG from the coding sequence ATGAGCAAAACACAGCAAGGCGTTCCCCTGTGCGGTACCGGCCAGGGGCAGCCTAAAAAGGATGAGGCGCAGGAAAAAATAAAAGAGTCGCTGGACAGAATCAAGCACAAGTTTCTGGTCATGAGCGGCAAGGGCGGGGTAGGGAAAACCAGCACTTCCGTCAATCTGGCCTTTGCCCTGGCGGGTAAGGGATACAAGGTCGGCCTGATGGACGTGGATATTCACGGCCCCGACATCCCCCGCATGCTCGGCCTGACCGGTATGCCCGGTGTAACCCCCGACCGTAAAATGATCCCCGTGAAATATTCGGACAATCTGGGCATTATCTCCATCGAATCCTTGAGCCAGAGCAAGGATGACGCCATTATCTGGCGCGGCCCCATTAAACATTCGGTGATTCAGCAGTTCATCGGCGATGTGGCCTGGGGGGATCTTGATTTTCTGATCATCGATTCTCCGCCCGGTACCGGCGACGAACCCCTGACCGTGGCCCAGGTGGTGACCGGCGCCCAGGCCATCATTGTCACCACGCCTCAGGAAGTGGCCCTGGCCGATGTCCGCAAATCCATCAATTTCTGCAAAACCGTCAAGCTGGAGCCCTTCGGCCTGATCGAGAACATGAGCGGTTTTACCTGCCCCCATTGCGGCCAGATGGTCGATATCTTCGGTGCCGGCGGCGGCGAAAAGACCGCCCGGGAGATGGGGCTGAATTTTCTCGGCCGCATCCCATTTGACGTCAACCTGGTTGCCTGCGGCGACAGCGGTTGTTCCTTCCGGGAAAAATATCCGGATTCTCCGGTGACCAAAGCCTTTGCGAAGGTGGCGGAGCAGATGGCGAAATTAGTGGGATAG
- a CDS encoding response regulator gives MELTDLQLMTIAPFIDETIKKLDIMCGLQAYAGDPFLDQIENFRFKGYAVAAATSGKINGVILLHNYIETALTIGNKLRLHMLEETNYHDQIDSDMQNALAEWGNTIIGNATRFLADKNLGIKFAPPYFITNTGNLMTLLTNVREIISIPIHIKDEGRFYFNYIISTGEAAVDARTGAISKSGKILVVDDSNFIRMVVKKYLRKIGYENTVEAANGRDAIEMYKKERPDIIFMDYVMPMMTGYEALQQIRLVDKNVPVVMFTSVSDQSVIDECKSLGIAGYIIKPLTAEEGPKRLKEFLDNPRG, from the coding sequence ATGGAGTTAACTGATCTTCAACTGATGACAATTGCGCCGTTTATTGACGAGACCATCAAGAAGCTGGATATCATGTGCGGGCTTCAGGCTTACGCCGGCGACCCTTTTCTGGATCAGATCGAAAATTTCCGGTTCAAGGGCTATGCCGTAGCCGCGGCCACCAGCGGCAAGATAAACGGCGTTATCCTGCTGCATAACTACATTGAAACCGCCCTGACCATCGGGAACAAACTGCGGCTGCACATGCTCGAGGAAACCAATTACCATGATCAGATCGATAGCGATATGCAGAACGCTCTGGCCGAGTGGGGCAACACCATCATCGGTAACGCCACCCGTTTCCTGGCCGATAAAAATTTGGGGATCAAGTTCGCCCCGCCTTATTTCATCACCAACACGGGAAACCTGATGACGCTGCTGACCAACGTCCGGGAAATCATCTCTATCCCCATTCACATCAAGGACGAGGGCCGGTTCTACTTTAACTATATCATCAGCACCGGCGAAGCCGCGGTGGATGCCCGCACGGGCGCCATTTCCAAGAGCGGTAAAATCCTGGTCGTGGACGATTCCAATTTTATCCGCATGGTCGTCAAAAAATATCTGCGCAAGATCGGCTATGAAAATACCGTGGAGGCGGCCAACGGCAGAGACGCCATCGAAATGTACAAGAAGGAGAGACCGGATATTATCTTCATGGATTACGTCATGCCGATGATGACCGGGTATGAGGCGCTGCAGCAGATCCGCCTGGTCGACAAAAATGTTCCGGTGGTGATGTTCACCTCCGTGTCCGATCAGAGTGTTATTGATGAGTGCAAATCCCTGGGCATTGCCGGCTATATCATCAAGCCGCTGACCGCCGAGGAAGGCCCTAAAAGACTTAAGGAGTTCCTGGATAACCCCCGCGGGTAA
- a CDS encoding 2-isopropylmalate synthase, whose product MSERVYIFDTTLRDGEQSPGASMNVNEKLRIASRLEELGVDIIEAGFPAASKGDLEAVSAVAEKLTVTEVAGLARTNKEDIDKAWAAVCNAKKPRLHIFIATSDIHMQYKLRMPREQVIASAVAGITYAKSLTGNVEFSAEDASRSDRDFLCKIFEAAIEAGATTINIPDTVGYAIPDEYAELIKYVRTHTPNIHRAVISVHCHNDLGLATANTLAALAAGARQAEVTINGIGERAGNTSLEEVVMAMRTRNNRLPLHTNIDATRIYPTSRLVSLLTGMIVQPNKAIVGANAFSHEAGIHQDGMLKNPMTYEIMRPETVGVASSSLVLGKHSGRNALGDRLKAIGYNLSKPEIDLIFGKFKDLCDKKKNIVDEDLEILVSENLMQTKDVFKLEYLHVTSGTTVFPMASVEMTINGRLVRGANYGNGPIDAAYMTITELTKTNCELLRFTISAISGGTDAQGEVTVRLKEDGLIALGRGADPDIIIASAKAFINGLNRLEYLKRHPVIADMI is encoded by the coding sequence ATGTCAGAACGTGTCTACATCTTCGATACCACTCTCCGGGACGGCGAACAGTCGCCCGGCGCCAGCATGAACGTCAATGAAAAACTGCGCATCGCCTCCCGGCTGGAGGAACTGGGCGTGGACATCATCGAGGCCGGTTTCCCGGCGGCTTCCAAGGGCGACCTGGAGGCGGTGTCGGCCGTGGCGGAGAAGCTGACGGTCACGGAAGTGGCCGGCCTGGCCCGCACCAACAAGGAGGACATCGACAAGGCCTGGGCCGCGGTCTGCAACGCCAAAAAGCCCCGGCTCCACATTTTCATCGCCACCTCGGACATCCACATGCAGTACAAGCTGCGCATGCCGCGGGAGCAGGTCATCGCCAGCGCCGTGGCCGGTATCACATACGCCAAGTCGCTGACAGGCAACGTGGAGTTTTCGGCCGAGGATGCCTCCCGCAGCGACCGCGACTTTCTGTGCAAAATCTTCGAGGCGGCCATCGAAGCCGGCGCCACCACCATCAACATCCCCGACACGGTAGGTTACGCCATCCCGGATGAATACGCCGAGCTGATCAAATATGTCAGGACCCACACCCCCAACATTCATCGGGCGGTCATCAGCGTCCACTGCCACAATGACCTGGGCCTGGCCACGGCCAACACCCTGGCCGCCCTGGCGGCCGGCGCGCGGCAGGCTGAGGTCACCATCAACGGCATCGGCGAACGGGCCGGCAACACCTCCCTGGAAGAGGTGGTCATGGCCATGCGCACCCGCAACAACCGCCTGCCCCTGCACACCAACATCGACGCCACCAGAATCTATCCCACCAGCCGGCTGGTCAGCCTGCTGACCGGCATGATCGTGCAGCCCAACAAGGCCATCGTCGGCGCCAACGCCTTCTCCCATGAAGCCGGCATCCACCAGGACGGCATGCTGAAAAACCCCATGACCTACGAGATCATGCGGCCGGAAACGGTGGGCGTGGCCAGCAGCTCCCTGGTCCTGGGCAAGCATTCCGGCCGCAATGCTTTAGGCGACCGGCTCAAGGCCATCGGCTACAACCTGTCCAAACCGGAAATCGACCTCATCTTCGGCAAGTTCAAGGACCTGTGCGACAAGAAGAAGAACATCGTGGACGAGGACCTGGAAATCCTGGTGTCGGAAAACCTGATGCAGACCAAGGATGTCTTCAAGCTGGAATACCTGCATGTCACCAGCGGCACCACGGTTTTCCCCATGGCCAGCGTGGAGATGACCATCAACGGCCGCCTGGTCCGGGGCGCCAACTACGGCAACGGTCCCATTGACGCGGCCTACATGACCATCACCGAGCTGACCAAGACCAACTGCGAACTGCTGCGATTCACCATTTCCGCCATCTCCGGCGGTACCGACGCCCAGGGCGAGGTGACCGTGCGGCTCAAGGAGGACGGCCTGATCGCCCTCGGCCGCGGCGCCGATCCCGACATCATCATCGCCAGCGCCAAGGCCTTTATCAACGGCCTGAACCGGCTGGAATACCTGAAGCGCCACCCGGTCATCGCTGATATGATTTAG
- a CDS encoding CBS domain-containing protein produces the protein MNYLVKDLMVPISEYATVPVGTTLFEAVLALEEAQLNFDRSKYQHRAILVMDENNHVVGKLSQLNVLRALGAAADNRKIKTIHQLDQFGFTPQFISDMECRHWFAGRSLREICAAPAAMKVEIFMKATTAGEYIDENTPIESVIPQFVHGAHLSLLVTSKKEIVGILRLSDVFAAVFHAMEENHHETALAGDASQQEKRP, from the coding sequence ATGAACTACCTTGTCAAGGACCTGATGGTTCCCATCTCGGAATATGCCACCGTTCCCGTGGGAACGACGCTGTTTGAGGCTGTCCTGGCCCTGGAAGAGGCACAGTTGAATTTCGACCGCTCCAAGTATCAGCACCGGGCCATTCTGGTCATGGATGAAAATAACCATGTGGTGGGCAAACTCAGCCAGCTCAATGTGCTTCGCGCTCTCGGGGCAGCCGCTGACAACCGGAAGATTAAAACCATTCACCAGTTGGATCAGTTCGGGTTTACCCCGCAGTTCATCAGCGATATGGAGTGCCGGCACTGGTTCGCCGGCCGCAGCTTGCGAGAGATTTGCGCCGCGCCCGCCGCCATGAAAGTGGAGATTTTTATGAAGGCCACCACCGCCGGCGAATATATCGATGAGAACACCCCCATCGAAAGCGTCATCCCCCAGTTTGTTCACGGCGCTCACCTGTCGCTGCTGGTGACCAGCAAAAAAGAAATCGTTGGCATTTTACGCCTTTCGGACGTTTTCGCAGCCGTATTCCATGCCATGGAAGAGAACCACCACGAAACCGCCCTCGCAGGCGATGCGTCTCAGCAGGAAAAACGCCCATGA
- a CDS encoding type II toxin-antitoxin system VapC family toxin: MVANASACVLDSFALLAYLEGEPGMGRVRTLLTEVTKGTIALYLSVINLGEVLYVVEREQGLIAAQSALAALDQLPVQVLPAERRVVLSAARLKARYAISYADAFAVVAAQEQEAVLVTGDPEFKPLVADGLLQVEWLPRRAT; encoded by the coding sequence GTGGTCGCTAATGCCTCAGCCTGTGTGCTGGACAGTTTCGCCCTGCTGGCTTATCTTGAAGGCGAACCTGGAATGGGCCGTGTCCGAACGCTGTTGACTGAGGTGACAAAAGGGACCATTGCGCTTTACTTGTCGGTTATCAACCTGGGCGAGGTCCTGTATGTCGTTGAGCGCGAGCAGGGTTTGATAGCGGCACAGAGCGCACTGGCGGCACTTGACCAGCTGCCTGTTCAAGTCCTGCCGGCCGAACGGAGAGTGGTTTTGTCGGCGGCGAGATTAAAGGCGCGATACGCCATCTCGTATGCGGATGCATTTGCGGTTGTTGCGGCACAAGAGCAGGAGGCGGTTCTGGTGACAGGCGATCCCGAATTCAAACCATTGGTCGCCGATGGCCTGTTGCAGGTCGAGTGGTTACCGCGTCGTGCGACATGA